The Cylindrospermopsis curvispora GIHE-G1 genome contains a region encoding:
- a CDS encoding glycosyltransferase — protein MLPIGEALLLKGHRVTFVGIPDAQARVEALGIHFFPVAMESFPQGSIEKIFETLGKREGLSALLYTIGIFRHVSYMVLQDGAIACKDLNLDGMVIDQTSTEAVAIAKILNIPYVTVCSALPFNQEAGIPPVFTTWQYGDSWFFKLRNQLTNYVGSLIGKIIHEPANQFLKNNQLPIPTTFDSSLAIICHQPKSLEYPRKTLPDNFHFTGPFHTTTSRKFVDFPWEKLSDKPLIYASMGTLQNRLKNTFQTIAAACENLDIQLVISLGGSANPEDLPPLPGHPLVVRYAPQIELLQRASLTITHGGMNTTLESLTHGVPLLAIPITNDQPGIAARIQWSGCGEFLELKQLTVQKLREKVKRVLEVPSYRDRARQFQQEINHSGGINQAIAIIEQAISTQQPVVDCAPVIFDNFSY, from the coding sequence ATGTTACCGATTGGTGAAGCCTTACTCCTAAAAGGTCACAGGGTAACCTTTGTAGGTATACCCGATGCTCAAGCAAGAGTTGAAGCACTTGGTATTCATTTTTTTCCAGTGGCCATGGAATCCTTTCCCCAAGGGAGTATAGAGAAAATCTTTGAAACCTTGGGTAAAAGAGAAGGTCTATCCGCTCTACTTTACACCATAGGAATCTTTCGACACGTTTCATATATGGTTCTCCAAGATGGGGCGATCGCCTGTAAAGATCTCAACCTGGATGGAATGGTCATTGATCAAACCAGTACCGAAGCAGTGGCGATCGCCAAAATTTTGAATATTCCCTATGTTACAGTCTGTAGTGCTTTACCATTTAACCAAGAAGCTGGAATTCCACCTGTTTTTACAACATGGCAATATGGTGACTCATGGTTTTTCAAATTGAGAAATCAATTGACTAATTATGTAGGTTCTTTGATAGGAAAAATTATCCACGAACCAGCAAACCAGTTTTTAAAAAATAATCAGTTGCCCATACCAACAACTTTTGATTCTTCCCTGGCAATTATCTGTCATCAACCAAAATCTCTGGAATATCCCCGAAAAACCTTGCCTGATAACTTTCATTTTACTGGACCATTTCATACCACAACAAGCCGCAAATTTGTTGATTTTCCCTGGGAAAAATTATCTGATAAACCCCTAATTTATGCCTCCATGGGAACATTGCAAAATCGCCTGAAAAATACCTTTCAAACCATTGCTGCAGCTTGTGAGAATTTGGATATTCAATTAGTGATTTCTCTGGGTGGTTCTGCTAATCCTGAAGATCTACCACCCCTACCGGGTCATCCCCTGGTTGTTCGTTATGCTCCTCAAATTGAACTACTCCAGCGAGCGAGTTTAACAATTACTCATGGAGGTATGAATACCACTCTTGAATCTTTGACTCATGGTGTTCCTCTCCTGGCTATTCCTATTACTAATGATCAACCAGGTATCGCAGCTAGAATTCAATGGTCTGGTTGCGGCGAATTCCTCGAATTAAAACAATTAACAGTGCAGAAATTACGTGAAAAGGTAAAACGGGTTTTAGAGGTCCCCAGCTATCGAGATCGTGCCCGACAATTTCAACAGGAAATTAACCATTCTGGAGGTATTAATCAGGCGATCGCCATTATTGAACAAGCTATCTCAACTCAACAACCTGTGGTGGACTGCGCCCCGGTTATATTTGACAATTTTAGTTATTAA
- a CDS encoding CHAD domain-containing protein yields the protein MKLDKVSIKTLSVTSLGYLGHQALTKIAEKTLEYEKSVKKDKDPRALHQMRVGMRRLRTAITSFSSFLDLPSSVNDQSIGKIARTLGKLRDLDVLKEILEQDYQPYLSPRQQTYLKKAFSVISQERESVCLSVQKIFKSELYKSFKQDLLEWLKSPMYNPLAELQIQQAVPELLLPQISRFLLHPGWMIGIETLDPAGITSVKWNPEELEKNLQIQGEILHDLRKHAKRVRYQIDLFDNLYQHSFTQELGQIKQVQEILGNLQDSMVLNQWLVDIFKSEGESSLTEMMTLLATNRYQLWQQWQPLQMEFLKTETRKNLYLTALHLQ from the coding sequence ATGAAACTAGATAAAGTATCTATAAAAACATTATCCGTGACCAGCTTAGGATACTTGGGGCATCAAGCATTGACAAAAATCGCTGAGAAAACCCTTGAATATGAAAAATCGGTCAAAAAAGACAAGGACCCCAGGGCATTACATCAAATGCGAGTAGGAATGCGTCGTTTACGTACTGCCATTACCAGTTTTAGTTCTTTTTTAGATCTACCTTCATCCGTGAATGATCAAAGTATTGGTAAAATTGCCAGAACTTTAGGAAAACTCAGGGATTTAGATGTGTTAAAAGAAATTCTAGAGCAGGACTATCAACCATACCTATCACCCCGTCAACAAACTTACTTGAAAAAGGCTTTTTCTGTTATATCACAGGAGCGAGAATCAGTCTGTTTATCGGTGCAGAAAATCTTCAAATCTGAACTATATAAATCCTTTAAACAAGACTTGCTGGAGTGGCTAAAAAGCCCGATGTACAATCCTTTAGCTGAATTACAAATTCAGCAAGCAGTACCAGAACTCCTTCTACCACAAATCAGTAGATTTCTATTACATCCAGGGTGGATGATTGGTATAGAAACCCTAGATCCAGCTGGAATTACATCAGTAAAATGGAATCCTGAAGAGCTAGAAAAAAACCTACAAATCCAGGGAGAAATTCTTCATGACCTGCGAAAACATGCCAAAAGAGTGCGCTATCAAATAGATCTATTTGACAACCTATACCAACACTCCTTCACACAGGAGCTTGGCCAAATCAAACAAGTTCAAGAAATTTTAGGTAATCTCCAAGATAGCATGGTTTTAAACCAGTGGTTGGTAGATATCTTTAAATCAGAAGGTGAATCCAGTTTAACTGAAATGATGACCCTGCTAGCTACTAATCGCTATCAATTATGGCAGCAGTGGCAACCCTTACAAATGGAATTTTTAAAAACAGAGACCAGAAAGAATTTATACCTAACAGCATTACACCTGCAGTAA
- a CDS encoding NIL domain-containing protein, producing MKKRVTLTFPKRAIQIPVTYRLARDFNVAANIIRAQVAPNQIGKLVVELSGDIDQLDAAIDWMRSQHIAVSHNLGEIVIDDQLCVDCGLCTGVCPTEALSLNRETYKLTFTRSRCIVCEQCISSCPLQAISTNL from the coding sequence ATGAAGAAACGAGTGACCCTGACTTTTCCTAAACGTGCGATCCAGATCCCTGTTACTTACCGACTGGCGAGGGATTTTAACGTAGCTGCTAACATTATCCGCGCTCAGGTTGCTCCTAATCAAATTGGTAAACTGGTGGTCGAATTATCGGGTGATATTGACCAGTTAGATGCAGCTATTGACTGGATGCGATCGCAACATATTGCTGTTTCTCATAATTTGGGTGAAATAGTTATTGATGATCAACTATGTGTTGACTGTGGACTGTGTACGGGAGTTTGTCCCACGGAGGCATTATCTTTGAATCGAGAAACATACAAACTAACATTCACGCGATCGCGGTGTATTGTCTGTGAGCAGTGTATTTCTTCTTGTCCATTACAAGCTATTTCGACTAATTTATGA
- a CDS encoding glycosyltransferase family 4 protein, whose protein sequence is MKILVLSWEFPPRIVGGIARHVGELYPELVKLGHEIHLITPDVKQASPYEVVEGIYVHRVPVAHSHDFFHWIVNLNQSMGHYGGKLIKEGYFDIIHAHDWLVGDAAIALKHNFKIPLVATIHATEYGRCNGIHNDIQNYVHSKENELAYNAWRIIVCTEYMQKEVIRALQSPPDKIDIIYNGIRPEKKRHHRDFHAQNFRRQFAADHEKIVYYVGRITHEKGIPVLLNAAPQILWEMGGYVKFVIIGGGNTDHLKQQAWDLGIWDKCYFTGFLSDDYLDKFQTLADCAVFPSLYEPFGIVALESFAARVPVIVSDTGGFPEVIEHTKTGIITQVNNPRSLARGILEVLKNPGYGKWLVDNAYQELERRFCWTQLAQKTVEVYEKVLKERSQIDW, encoded by the coding sequence ATGAAGATACTGGTACTAAGTTGGGAATTTCCACCAAGGATAGTTGGAGGTATTGCTCGTCATGTGGGAGAGCTGTACCCAGAACTGGTGAAGTTAGGACATGAAATTCACCTAATTACACCCGACGTGAAACAAGCATCCCCTTATGAAGTGGTGGAAGGTATTTATGTCCACCGAGTACCAGTAGCCCATAGCCATGATTTTTTTCACTGGATAGTCAATTTAAATCAGAGTATGGGTCATTACGGTGGTAAATTAATTAAGGAAGGATATTTTGATATTATTCATGCCCATGATTGGTTAGTAGGAGATGCGGCGATCGCCCTAAAACACAATTTCAAAATTCCTTTAGTTGCTACCATTCATGCAACAGAATATGGAAGATGTAACGGGATTCATAATGATATCCAAAACTATGTTCATAGTAAAGAAAATGAATTGGCATATAATGCTTGGCGGATTATTGTTTGCACTGAATATATGCAAAAGGAAGTGATCAGAGCTTTGCAAAGTCCCCCAGATAAAATAGACATAATTTATAATGGGATTCGTCCGGAGAAAAAACGTCATCATCGGGATTTTCATGCCCAAAATTTTCGTCGGCAATTTGCAGCTGATCATGAAAAAATAGTGTATTATGTTGGGAGAATAACCCACGAAAAGGGCATACCTGTATTACTCAACGCTGCTCCTCAAATTCTCTGGGAAATGGGTGGTTATGTTAAATTTGTGATCATTGGTGGTGGGAATACGGATCATTTAAAACAACAAGCTTGGGATTTAGGAATTTGGGACAAATGTTATTTCACAGGTTTCCTTTCTGATGATTATTTAGATAAATTTCAAACCCTAGCTGATTGTGCGGTTTTCCCCAGTTTATATGAACCCTTTGGCATTGTGGCCTTAGAGAGTTTTGCTGCGAGAGTACCAGTGATAGTATCGGATACTGGTGGTTTCCCGGAAGTTATTGAACATACAAAAACAGGAATTATCACTCAGGTAAATAATCCCCGCTCATTAGCACGGGGAATCTTAGAAGTTTTGAAAAATCCCGGTTATGGAAAATGGTTAGTAGATAATGCATATCAGGAGTTGGAGCGCCGTTTTTGCTGGACACAATTGGCCCAAAAAACCGTTGAGGTTTATGAGAAAGTATTAAAAGAGCGATCGCAAATTGATTGGTAG
- a CDS encoding thioredoxin family protein has protein sequence MIPDAPLDPNPNTSTQSTLGNRVRNLLIVIVAIALTGLLFLGLRNQTSAVSLQELDQASTPLEMAITNNRPSLVEFYADWCTVCQKMASDIAKLKDKYGDKMNFVMLNVDNSKWLPEMLKYRVDGIPHFVFLGNQGETIAEAIGDTPRTIMDSNLDALITGSPLPYAQMNGRASQFSTPASINQDDPRSHGAQVVN, from the coding sequence ATGATTCCAGATGCACCCCTTGATCCCAACCCAAACACCTCCACCCAGTCAACCCTGGGAAATCGGGTCAGAAACTTACTCATAGTAATTGTAGCGATCGCCCTCACTGGACTCTTATTTTTAGGACTGAGAAACCAAACCAGTGCGGTTTCCCTTCAGGAACTAGACCAAGCATCTACCCCTTTAGAAATGGCCATAACCAACAATCGACCCAGTCTAGTAGAATTTTACGCTGACTGGTGTACAGTTTGCCAAAAGATGGCATCGGACATAGCAAAATTGAAAGATAAATATGGTGACAAGATGAATTTTGTCATGTTGAATGTGGATAACAGTAAATGGCTACCAGAAATGCTTAAATATCGAGTAGATGGCATACCCCACTTCGTCTTTTTAGGTAACCAGGGGGAAACCATAGCTGAAGCGATTGGTGATACACCCCGCACCATTATGGATAGTAACTTAGACGCATTAATCACAGGTTCTCCCCTTCCCTATGCTCAAATGAATGGCAGAGCTTCTCAGTTTTCCACTCCAGCTTCAATCAATCAAGACGATCCTCGTAGTCATGGTGCACAAGTAGTTAATTAG
- a CDS encoding cyanophycinase produces the protein MAKWLKTAIDILLKMGTSLLSHLTANFKRYLEKIDREGVTSYPAYNKSSHTQPQLAGPVHNLGGGGVDVDDAIQWMINQVRGGDNSNQKVNVLVIRASGNDNYNELIYRMRGVNYVKTLIVKNRQEANRNDIFDQVRNAGVIFFAGGDQCEYIRHWKNTKLEAAIKSVYDKGGAVGGTSAGAMIQSEFVYDSCACEESIETWEALNDPYRNITFTYNFFQWKHLKRTIIDTHFDERKRMGRIMVFIARQIQDGISTDALGIAISEQTSLLVDKNGMAKVVGRGAVYFVLGDHPPQVCQPGQPLTYYEYKIWRLIRGEIFNLKHPPSTGYYFRSVKRGKFDRDPY, from the coding sequence ATGGCCAAATGGTTGAAAACAGCAATTGATATCTTGTTGAAGATGGGAACCTCCCTCCTATCCCACCTAACAGCTAACTTCAAGCGCTACCTGGAGAAAATAGACAGGGAAGGAGTAACGTCCTATCCTGCATACAATAAGTCTTCCCATACTCAACCCCAACTAGCTGGACCAGTACATAATTTAGGGGGTGGTGGTGTGGATGTGGACGATGCAATTCAATGGATGATCAATCAAGTTAGGGGTGGTGACAACTCTAACCAAAAAGTGAATGTTTTAGTGATTCGTGCTAGTGGAAATGATAACTACAACGAACTAATTTATCGCATGCGGGGAGTAAATTATGTAAAAACCCTAATTGTTAAAAACCGACAAGAAGCCAATAGAAATGATATTTTTGATCAGGTCAGAAACGCTGGAGTAATTTTCTTTGCAGGTGGGGATCAATGTGAATATATACGTCACTGGAAAAATACCAAATTGGAAGCTGCAATCAAATCAGTTTATGATAAGGGGGGAGCAGTGGGTGGAACAAGTGCAGGAGCAATGATTCAAAGCGAGTTTGTTTATGATTCTTGTGCTTGCGAGGAGAGTATTGAAACTTGGGAAGCGCTCAATGATCCCTACAGAAATATCACCTTTACTTATAACTTTTTCCAATGGAAGCATTTAAAAAGAACTATAATTGACACTCATTTTGATGAACGTAAACGTATGGGGAGAATTATGGTTTTTATTGCGCGACAAATACAAGATGGTATATCTACGGATGCTTTAGGCATAGCTATTAGTGAGCAAACATCTTTATTAGTAGATAAAAATGGTATGGCTAAAGTAGTGGGAAGGGGTGCAGTCTATTTCGTGTTAGGAGATCATCCTCCTCAAGTCTGTCAACCCGGTCAACCCCTAACTTACTACGAGTATAAAATTTGGCGTTTGATTCGAGGTGAAATCTTCAATTTAAAGCACCCACCATCCACCGGATATTATTTCAGAAGTGTTAAGCGGGGTAAATTTGATCGTGACCCCTACTAG
- a CDS encoding Gfo/Idh/MocA family protein has translation MIGVAIVGSGFGQKVHIPAFSSHHKTKILSIYHRDIKQAHSLARAYNIPHHSDNLEEILALPEVQAVSISTPPFLHYSMGKQVLAAGKHLLLEKPTTLNVTQAKELYQLAKQKNIIATVDFEFRFVPAWQYLHQLLNNNYVGNIRLIKIDWLGSSRANTDRPWNWYSQREQGGGALGSLGSHAFDYISWLFGEVIRLNAYLTTAITQRRDPVDGELKVVNSDDNCLISLELEKGIPCQVCISAVVQAKRTHAIEVYGDKGTLIIASENQKDYIYGFRVWGCEIGGSFTELEIPKQLLFPQDYTDGRISAFLRVVDQWVNGIETQKEIVPSLKQGVYSQLLMDLCHQSSHSRTWVDVPSW, from the coding sequence ATGATTGGCGTAGCAATAGTTGGGAGCGGATTCGGACAAAAAGTACATATTCCTGCATTTAGTTCCCATCACAAAACTAAAATACTCAGCATTTATCACAGAGATATTAAGCAGGCCCATTCTTTAGCAAGAGCTTATAATATCCCCCACCATAGCGACAATCTAGAAGAAATTTTGGCATTACCAGAAGTGCAAGCGGTGAGTATATCCACACCACCGTTTTTACATTACTCCATGGGTAAACAAGTATTAGCAGCGGGTAAACACCTCTTATTAGAAAAACCGACCACCCTAAATGTAACTCAAGCTAAGGAACTATATCAACTAGCAAAGCAAAAAAACATTATTGCCACGGTAGATTTTGAATTTCGTTTTGTTCCAGCATGGCAATATTTACATCAGTTATTAAATAACAACTATGTAGGAAATATTAGACTAATTAAAATTGATTGGTTAGGGTCATCTCGTGCTAACACAGATCGTCCTTGGAATTGGTATTCCCAAAGAGAGCAAGGTGGTGGAGCTTTAGGTTCTTTAGGTTCCCATGCTTTTGATTATATTAGCTGGTTATTTGGAGAGGTAATAAGACTTAACGCCTATTTAACCACAGCAATTACCCAAAGAAGAGATCCGGTGGATGGAGAGTTAAAGGTAGTGAATAGTGATGATAATTGTTTAATTTCATTAGAGTTAGAGAAAGGAATACCTTGTCAAGTTTGTATTAGTGCAGTAGTGCAAGCCAAGAGAACTCATGCTATCGAAGTGTATGGAGACAAAGGGACATTAATTATAGCGAGTGAGAATCAAAAGGATTATATTTATGGGTTTAGAGTTTGGGGTTGTGAAATTGGGGGAAGTTTCACCGAATTGGAGATTCCTAAACAATTATTATTTCCCCAAGACTACACTGATGGTAGGATTAGTGCATTTTTGCGAGTTGTAGACCAATGGGTGAATGGAATAGAAACCCAAAAGGAGATTGTTCCGTCATTGAAACAGGGAGTTTATTCCCAACTGTTGATGGATCTGTGTCATCAATCATCTCATTCCAGAACCTGGGTAGACGTGCCAAGTTGGTAA